The following coding sequences are from one Bufo bufo chromosome 2, aBufBuf1.1, whole genome shotgun sequence window:
- the LOC120990725 gene encoding proteinase-activated receptor 1-like, which yields MTRFIPSVYTLVFMVALPLNVMAIFIFLIKIKVRKPAVVYMLNLAIADVLFIIFLPFTIIYRFSGNDWRIGEGMCRLVTAAFNCNMYCSVLLMTSISVDRFLAVVYPIQSLYWRTTTRAWMACILTWILAVSSTVPLLITQQTYHIKTLNITTCYDMLPVEVRRNFYAYYFTTYISLLFFLPLIITTFCYIGVIRKLSSTVIVSKFSRSRAVVLTVTVLCVFVLGFGPANIIFFFHYLSFYKKPSEMLYVMYIVCVCISSISCCLDPLIYYYGFSKCQTYLQSLMCCKTESGSKGERTNRSKCT from the coding sequence ATGACTAGGTTCATACCGTCAGTATACACCCTGGTATTCATGGTGGCGCTCCCTTTAAATGTGATGGCAATCTTTATATTCCTCATCAAGATAAAAGTCAGGAAACCAGCGGTGGTGTACATGCTGAACCTGGCCATCGCTGATGTGctctttattatttttctcccTTTTACCATAATATATCGATTCTCTGGGAATGACTGGCGCATTGGAGAAGGAATGTGCCGTCTGGTCACGGCAGCATTTAACTGTAACATGTACTGCTCCGTCCTGCTCATGACCAGCATCAGTGTGGACAGGTTCCTGGCTGTGGTCTACCCAATACAGTCTCTGTACTGGCGGACAACAACCCGGGCGTGGATGGCCTGTATACTTACTTGGATTCTGGCCGTATCAAGCACTGTGCCTCTGCTCATAACTCAGCAAACATATCATATTAAGACTTTGAACATTACAACCTGTTATGATATGCTGCCTGTGGAAGTTCGTCGCAATTTTTATGCTTACTACTTTACCACTTATATCTCACTCTTATTTTTCTTACCTTTAATTATCACAACCTTCTGCTACATAGGTGTCATCAGAAAACTGAGCTCTACAGTAATTGTCAGCAAGTTCAGTAGATCTCGAGCTGTGGTCCTAACTGTGACCGTGCTATGTGTCTTTGTACTTGGCTTTGGGCCAGCCAACATCATCTTTTTCTTTCACTAtctgagtttttataaaaaaCCAAGTGAAATGTTGTATGtaatgtatattgtgtgtgtCTGCATCAGTAGCATCAGTTGCTGTCTTGATCCTCTTATCTATTACTATGGATTCTCAAAGTGCCAGACGTACCTACAGAGTTTAATGTGCTGCAAAACAGAGAGTGGTTCAAAGGGAGAACGAACCAATAGAAGTAAATGTACATAA